A window of Otariodibacter oris genomic DNA:
CTCTATTCCAAAATAGTAGATTTTAAGTATTGAAAAATTTCACGATAATTTTTAGGTGGCTTATTTAATTCTTTTTCTTTATTGGCTCCACGAATTAAATTTCTTAAATGTTGGCGATCAAGAGTTGGGTATTCTTCCAACAATGTATTTAAGGCAGAATCACCTTGCTCAATCAGTTGATCTCGAGTTACTTCTAATTTTTGCAATAGAGCTAATTGTTGTTGATGACGATTTTCTACCTTATCTAAAGCTTCTTGAATTGGTTCAGGATCAATATTTCTTAATAATTTACCAATATATTGAATTTGGCGACGACGGGCTTCTAAACGTAAGCGTTGAGCCAGTTCAATAGCTTCTTTCAAATTATCATCAAGTGGAATTTTAGCAAGGTTAGCTGACGTGAGATTGACTAAACTATCACCTAGTTTTTTTAGTTGCTCTGCATCACGTTTTATTTCACTTTTACTGACCCAGATGATTTCTTCGTCTTCATCTGTCCAATCTATTTCTTCATGCCGCTTTTTTTTAGCCATATTGATATTAATTTCCTGAGATTACTGAGTTAAAAAGCCTATCGCAAAGGATAGGCTTTTCTGCTATGATTTTTCATCTTTGCATTCTATTATTAAATGTGAATTAGGTCAAATGTTTGACATAATATATTGATTTTACTGGTATTCAGGAATTATTTATGAGCTTAATTACAAAAGAAGAATTACAACAACAAGAGCAACAATTAAAAGAGGCTGTTAAATTGGCATTATCCCTTTCAGAAAAAGCTGGGGCAACAGCAGAAGTCGGGGTAACAAAGGTTGCGGGATTATCCGTTTCTACCCGATTAGAGCAAACAGAAAATATTGAATTTAATAATGATGGCTCCTTAGGTATTTCTGTTTACTTAGGTAAGAAAAAGGGCAATGCATCAACATCCGATTTACAAGTAAAATCAATTCAACAAGCGGTCGAATCTGCATTAGCAATTGCAAAATATACGTCAGAAGATGAATGTAGTGGCCTAGCAGATAAAGAATTAATGGCATTTGATGTACCCGATTTAGATTTGTATCATCAAGCAGAGATCGATGTTGATCAGGCGGTACAATTAGCCATAGAAGCAGAGCATTATGCCTTAAATTATGATCAGCGAATTGTAAATAGTGAAGGGGCAACATTCAATTCACACAGTGGCATTCGTGTTTATGGGAACACACATGGTATGTTACAAAGTTATTTATCCAGTCGATATTCTTTATCTTGCAGTGTTATTGCAGCACATGGGGAACATCTAGAGCGAGATTACGAGTATACGATTTCTAGAGAATTTGATCGTTTAGATTCAGCTCAATGGGTTGGAGAAAAATCGGCACAAAAGACAGTAAAACGATTAAACCCACAAAAATTATCGACGCGTGAAGTGCCTGTTATTTTCTATAATGATGTTGCTACGGGGCTGATTGGACATTTGGCAGGCGCGATCAGTGGAGGGGCGTTATATCGCAAGTCTAGCTTTTTAGTTGATAAGTTAGGTGAAAAAATCTTACCTGAATGGTTTGAAATCAGTGAACATCCTCACTTATTAAAACAACTTGCTTCATCACCATTTGATAGTGAGGGTGTCAAAACACAAGATAGACGTATTATTGAGAATGGAATTTTACAAACCTATTTACTGACCAGTTATAGCGCAAGAAAATTAGGCATGCAAACGACAGGGCATGCAGGAGGTATCCATAACTGGCAAGTCAAATCAAATCGTCTTGGTGGAGTGGAAACTTTGCTAAGAGAAATGAATACAGGTTTATTGGTCACTGAAATGTTAGGTAGTGCAATTAATGGCGTGACAGGTGAATATTCTCGAGGTGCTGCTGGATTTTGGGTAGAAAATGGGAAAATTTGTTATCCAGTTGCTGAAATTACTATTGCAGGCCAATTACAAGATATGTATAAAAATATTATTGCAGTGAGTAATGATATTGAAGAACGTTCAAATATTCAGACAGGTTCAATTTTACTTGAAAGTATGAAAATCTCTGGACAATAATCGTAAAATTAGAAAAGTAGGTATTCTAAAACCTACTTTCACTTATCTTAATGTATTAATTGCATCCATACATTTTTGTTTTCTATATTCTGTTTCATAAATTTTCTCTTGATAAATTTGTCTTTGCTTATTATCTGTACATAAATAGTTTTGTTCAATGAGCCAGCTTAATTTTTCATTAAGTGCTCTTAGAGCCTTTTGATATTCTTGTAATTTTTCGTCAGAAGATAAATTAGTAAGTTTTTTATTAACGCGATAATGAGAGATAAATTTAGGATATGAGATATTTTGTTGAGGTAAGAGTTTGTCCGTAGCTGTTTTTAATTCAACAAATTGAGATATCAGCTTTTGTGCATAATATTCTGCATATTCTAAACTATTTTGTTGTGTAGCAAGTTTAGCCGTGAGTTTTATTTCATTCACAAAACTTATCACATTACCTTTACTCTTTGAAAAATACATAGATGAAATGACAATTTCATATGAATGGAATGCTTCGAAAATAGAACATTTATCTTCAATAGATTTTACAAATTTATTCATAACGGCTAATGATTTGAAATTTGTACATTATATGTAACTTTAAGTAACTTTCAATAATGATTTTTTGTTGTTTATTTCATCAAATATGGAATTAATTTGTAAAAATGTGAGATATGTCACATTTCTAATGAACTTTTTTATTTTATTAAAATTAATTTAAAATCAATGAGTTATATGTATTTCTTGATTGGAGTAATACTCGGTAAATATGGGAAATTTACTCGCTTTTGAGTGAGTTGAGTGTAACTGATTGTTTTTAAATTATATTTTTCGGGTGTTGAATGTGGTGTAATATATTGACACTTTATACTTATTCTGACACTATACGCAAGAAATCAGATTTCGCTCAAAGTTTGCATAAGGGGTGGATGATGGATTTGGTGATTATCCAAATGACCTTAACTAGGATAATCTAGCGAAACTAAAATAATTTTTTAAGGTGAACACTATGAAAAAAACACTAGTAGCGTTAGCAGTAACCGCATTTGCAACTTCAGCTTCAGCTTTAACTATTTATGAAGCAGATGGTACAAAAGTAGATTTTGGTGGTTCTATTCGTATGCGTTTAGATAATCATCGTGAATATACAAAAGTTGGCGGTGTTAAACAAGATGAAAAGAGAGCTCATACTAATTTACATAATGATGGTTCTCGTTTTGAATTGAAAATGCGTCATGACATCAATGATGATTTTTATGGATTCGGACGTTTAGAGTTCCGCTTTAATGGTGGCAATAGAGCATCAGGTACTGACCAATTTGGTGATTTATATACTAACCGTGCTTATGTTGGGTTAGGTAGTAAAACATATGGTGAAGTAACTTTCGGTCGTCAAGTTACTATTGGAGATGATATCCACCAAGCTGGTTATGATAATGCATACGGTGTATTTGATACAGCGTTAACTGATTCAGGTAGATCTGTTATTCGTTACGATTACAAAGGAATTGAAGGTTTACAAGTTGGCTTCGATTATCGTTTTGCTGAAGAACGTGGTAAAGATGGTGAAGTTGTAGATCCTACAGCAGATAAAGAGTATGTGTTAAAATCAGGTTATGGTGCTGGTATTATTTACTCATTTGATGTTGCTGATGGTCAAGCAGCAACACTTGCTGCCGGTTATACGCGTGATAACTATAAATCAGATGTTGTGGGTCCTTATGCTTATAAAAAACATACTCGTGATGCATGGGGTGCAAGTGCTAAGTATGAAATCAATGATTTCGAATTCGCTTTAGATTATACCGGCCAATTTGGTAAAAAAGGTTCTGAAAAGAATGTTGTAAATGGTTTCCGTGTCGGTGGTCTTTACAATGTCCTTCCTAATGTTGCAGTATATGGTAACTATGGATTATTATACAACGAAGTTAAAGATTCAGGTGATTCAGTAAAAGAAAGATCTCAAAGACATAGATTCATGTTAGGTACATCTTATAAACCTCATAAACAAATTATGACTTATGTAGAAGCTGGGTATTCAACTGCTAAAATAACAAAAGGTCAAGTTGAGGAGAAACCTCGTGAAACTAACTTTGGTATAGGGTTACGTGTTTTCTGGTAATTTGTAGCTAGAAATTTGTAGTTCTTTAAAGCGAGTAATGAATATTACTCGCTTTTTATTTTTTAGAAGATAGAAGGATAATAGATGAAATATCAATGGATTTTATTTGATGCGGATGAAACGTTGTTTTCGTTTAATTCATTTTTAGGATTAAAATCAATGTTATTGAAATATAATATTGATTTTACGCCTGAGGATTATGCTGAGTTTCAAGCTATCAATAAGCCTTTATGGGTTGCATATCAAAATAATGAAATTGAAGCTAAGGATATTCAACGAATTCGTTTTGAAAAATTGTCAAAACAGACAGGAATAGAACCATTAATACTGAATAGTCAACTAATGGAAGAAATGGCACTACTTAGTCATCCACTTGACGGTGTTAAAAGTACATTAGATAAGCTATATGGTCGCGTTAAAATGGGGATTATTACTAATGGATTTAATGCTCTTCAGCAAAAAAGATTAATGAATACCAAAATGGATAAATATTTTGATCTTGTTGTTGTTTCTGAAATGGTGGGTGAGGCAAAGCCCTCACCAAAAATTTTTGAGTTTGCCTTTTCACAGATGGGTGATGTTGAAAAAGAAAGAGTTTTAATGGTCGGAGATACGTTAGCTTCTGATGTTCAGGGAGGAATAAATGTAGGAATTGATACTTGTTGGTTCAATCATGCAGAAGAAAATAATAATACAGCGATTATCCCAACCCATGAAATTAAATTATTCTCCGATTTAATAAAGATTATAAGCGGTTAGATATAACCATAATTAGCAAAAAGAGCATACAGATGAAACTACAACAACTACGTTATATTGTTGAAATTGTAAACCAGAATTTTAATATTACAGAGGCGGCAGAGGTTCTTTATACTTCTCAACCTGGAGTGAGTAAACAAGTTAGATTATTAGAAAGTGAACTTGGAATTAATATCTTTGAAAGAAATGGTAAGCATATTAAAGGTTTAACTCCAACGGGTGCGCAAATTATTTCTATTGCAAGAGAATTATTATTGAAAACTCAAGGTATAAGAGCTGTAGCGGAAGAAGAAACGCATCCAAATAAAGGATCACTCAGAATTGCTACAACCAATACCCAAGCTAGATATGTTCTACCTAGTATTATTGAAAAATTTAAGGCTCAATATCCAGAAGTGAATTTGCACTTGCATCAGGGATCTCCTAATCAGATTTATGATGCACTGATGTTAGGTGAAGTGGATATAGCCATTACTACTGAGGCCCAGTACTTATTTGAAAGTGCAGTGTTATTACCTTGTTATTTATGGAATCGTTCGGTTATTGTAAAGCCCGATCATCCATTAGCGAAACAAAATCAAAAATTAACGGTCGAAGAGTTGGGTAAATATAATCTTATTACTTACACATTTGGATTTACAGGACGTTCTGATCTCGATCATGCATTCAATAAAGTAGGAATATTACCCAATATTGTGTTTACAGCAACAGATGCGGATGTCATTAAAACCTATGTGCGGTTGGGGCTAGGCGTAGGTATTATGGCCTCAATGGCATATACCAAAGATGACGTAGATCTAGTTGCTATTGATGCAAGTCATTTGTTTCAATCAAGCATGACACAAATTGCATTTCGTAGAGGAATGTTTTTAAGAAATTATATGTATGATTTTATTAACTATTTTTCACCACATTTAACAAAAATGAGGGTGGAGGAAGCAGAGCAATTAAGAGATAATAGTGCAATATTGCGTCTATTTGAAAAAATCACCTTAGAGGAGAAATAATGAAATTATTTTATAGGCTAGCATTGCTAGCGGTTAGTTCTGTGGGATATATTGTAAATGCGGTAGCAGATGACCTAAATTTAAAATACAGTACAAATTATTTAATGCCTGCCTATGTTCATTTTAACAATAATGCGGGTAAGTATAAAATTGAATCAAGAATTAACATTCCACTATATAAAATACAGTTTATTGCTCAAGGGCGTGATAATAATAGTCGCCTGAGTTTAGATAGTTATAAGGATGTACGTAATGGTAAAAATTATGCCATAGTGGAATTAGGTAGTAATAGTATTCAGTACGGAAAGGTAAAAGAACCGTTAAAAAAAGAGAGTTTATCTTTACCTACTTTTGATTTGTTTAGTTTAGTTTTTCAATTGAGTTATTATGATAAGCTACCAAGTAGTTTTCAGACAACAAATGGGAAAAAATTATATCCTTCTGAAAATGTGAATCTTGATAAGTCTCAGGCAAAAGTAAAGTTGAACGGAAAAGATGTTGATCAAATCACCTATAAATTTAGAGCTGATGATAAGTTTTTTACAATAAAAAAATTAGTAGGTGAAAAATTCCCTCGTTATGTTTTATACACTAGAGACGATGATAAGTATGAACTAACCTTTGATGGATTTGTTCAATAATATAAAAAGAGATTCAATTTATAAAAAAGGTCACATTTTTGGATGTGACCTTTTATTTTTATTAATTATATTCTACTTCGGTGTTCTACTCTAACATTTGTATGAGCAATGCCTTCTTGGTTCTCGTAGTCATATTTAAAGCCCCTTAGTTTCACCTGAATATTGTTTTCTTGAGCATAAACATTAGTGAAATCTTCAAGTAATTCTAAAATATCGCTAGCAATATAGATTGCTCTTTCTGCATTGATAGTAATTTTTGAATTAGGTTGAATATTTTTCAACGTTTTCTTCAATGCCGCTTTATTTAGAAAAGAAACTTCTTCCCCAAGCTCTAAAATAATTTCATCTGCATCTGCAAGTTCTTCTCTACTTAGATAGTAGGAGCGTTTCATATTGCCATGCAATATAAAGATTAAGCTGATCACTAGACCTAATCCAACGCCCTTGAGTAAATCAAAAAAGACAACGGCAAGTACGGTGGCAACGAAAGGAATAAATTGGTAGATTCCTTTTTTCCAATAACGAGCGTAGGTACTTAAGCGAGTTAATTTATATCCAATGATAAGTAAGATTGCAGCTAAGCTTGCGAGAGGAATCTGGTTGAGTAACGATGGAATCGTTAATGCACAAACAAGAAATAAGATACCATGAACTATTGCTGAGAGTTTATGTGTCGCACCTGCGTTTGCATTAGCTGATGAGCGAATGATAACGGCAGTTAAAGGTAATGCACCTACTAGTGCAGCGATAATATTACCAAAACCTTGCACTCTTAATTCTTTATTTGTGTCAGTAATTCGACGGTGCTTATCTAATCTATCGGATGCCTCGATAGAAAGCAGAGTTTCAACTGATGCCACAATCGCAATAGTGATCCCTGTTACCCATACAATGCTATTTAGAAAGCCTGAAAAATCAGGAAAGCGAATTAAATTTTCTGCTTCAAGAAGCGTATGAGGAATTGGAATTTGTACTAGATGCACTGCTGGAACAGCGAGTGGACTATCAAAATAGACAAAAATATCATTGACGATGACACTAATAATCACAGCAATTAATGCTGAGGGAAGTAATTTAATATTGCGCAGTTTAGGAATAGCATCCCAACCGATCATGACAGCCAGTGAGAGAATAGCAATGATAAACGCACCAAAATGAATTTCCATTGTTGAAATATTCATAAAATCAGGAAAACTTTCATTCCCAAAAGCATAAGGGATTTGTTTAAGAATAATCATAATCCCAATCCCCGCAAGCATACCTTCTATAACCGCAATCGGAATATAGTTAGTTAAACTCCCTGCTTTGATGATGCCTAATAATAATTGTGCCACACCTGCGACGATCC
This region includes:
- the yjgA gene encoding ribosome biogenesis factor YjgA, giving the protein MAKKKRHEEIDWTDEDEEIIWVSKSEIKRDAEQLKKLGDSLVNLTSANLAKIPLDDNLKEAIELAQRLRLEARRRQIQYIGKLLRNIDPEPIQEALDKVENRHQQQLALLQKLEVTRDQLIEQGDSALNTLLEEYPTLDRQHLRNLIRGANKEKELNKPPKNYREIFQYLKSTILE
- the pmbA gene encoding metalloprotease PmbA, producing the protein MSLITKEELQQQEQQLKEAVKLALSLSEKAGATAEVGVTKVAGLSVSTRLEQTENIEFNNDGSLGISVYLGKKKGNASTSDLQVKSIQQAVESALAIAKYTSEDECSGLADKELMAFDVPDLDLYHQAEIDVDQAVQLAIEAEHYALNYDQRIVNSEGATFNSHSGIRVYGNTHGMLQSYLSSRYSLSCSVIAAHGEHLERDYEYTISREFDRLDSAQWVGEKSAQKTVKRLNPQKLSTREVPVIFYNDVATGLIGHLAGAISGGALYRKSSFLVDKLGEKILPEWFEISEHPHLLKQLASSPFDSEGVKTQDRRIIENGILQTYLLTSYSARKLGMQTTGHAGGIHNWQVKSNRLGGVETLLREMNTGLLVTEMLGSAINGVTGEYSRGAAGFWVENGKICYPVAEITIAGQLQDMYKNIIAVSNDIEERSNIQTGSILLESMKISGQ
- the priC gene encoding primosomal replication protein PriC, translating into MNKFVKSIEDKCSIFEAFHSYEIVISSMYFSKSKGNVISFVNEIKLTAKLATQQNSLEYAEYYAQKLISQFVELKTATDKLLPQQNISYPKFISHYRVNKKLTNLSSDEKLQEYQKALRALNEKLSWLIEQNYLCTDNKQRQIYQEKIYETEYRKQKCMDAINTLR
- a CDS encoding porin translates to MKKTLVALAVTAFATSASALTIYEADGTKVDFGGSIRMRLDNHREYTKVGGVKQDEKRAHTNLHNDGSRFELKMRHDINDDFYGFGRLEFRFNGGNRASGTDQFGDLYTNRAYVGLGSKTYGEVTFGRQVTIGDDIHQAGYDNAYGVFDTALTDSGRSVIRYDYKGIEGLQVGFDYRFAEERGKDGEVVDPTADKEYVLKSGYGAGIIYSFDVADGQAATLAAGYTRDNYKSDVVGPYAYKKHTRDAWGASAKYEINDFEFALDYTGQFGKKGSEKNVVNGFRVGGLYNVLPNVAVYGNYGLLYNEVKDSGDSVKERSQRHRFMLGTSYKPHKQIMTYVEAGYSTAKITKGQVEEKPRETNFGIGLRVFW
- the yjjG gene encoding pyrimidine 5'-nucleotidase — its product is MKYQWILFDADETLFSFNSFLGLKSMLLKYNIDFTPEDYAEFQAINKPLWVAYQNNEIEAKDIQRIRFEKLSKQTGIEPLILNSQLMEEMALLSHPLDGVKSTLDKLYGRVKMGIITNGFNALQQKRLMNTKMDKYFDLVVVSEMVGEAKPSPKIFEFAFSQMGDVEKERVLMVGDTLASDVQGGINVGIDTCWFNHAEENNNTAIIPTHEIKLFSDLIKIISG
- the cysB gene encoding HTH-type transcriptional regulator CysB, with amino-acid sequence MKLQQLRYIVEIVNQNFNITEAAEVLYTSQPGVSKQVRLLESELGINIFERNGKHIKGLTPTGAQIISIARELLLKTQGIRAVAEEETHPNKGSLRIATTNTQARYVLPSIIEKFKAQYPEVNLHLHQGSPNQIYDALMLGEVDIAITTEAQYLFESAVLLPCYLWNRSVIVKPDHPLAKQNQKLTVEELGKYNLITYTFGFTGRSDLDHAFNKVGILPNIVFTATDADVIKTYVRLGLGVGIMASMAYTKDDVDLVAIDASHLFQSSMTQIAFRRGMFLRNYMYDFINYFSPHLTKMRVEEAEQLRDNSAILRLFEKITLEEK
- a CDS encoding SulP family inorganic anion transporter, with protein sequence MNPLQNKKQLLKQNFSSGLVVFLIALPLCLGIAVASGAPPLSGILSGILGGILIGVLSSSHISVSGPAAGLAAIVLNAITELGSFELFLCAGIVAGVAQLLLGIIKAGSLTNYIPIAVIEGMLAGIGIMIILKQIPYAFGNESFPDFMNISTMEIHFGAFIIAILSLAVMIGWDAIPKLRNIKLLPSALIAVIISVIVNDIFVYFDSPLAVPAVHLVQIPIPHTLLEAENLIRFPDFSGFLNSIVWVTGITIAIVASVETLLSIEASDRLDKHRRITDTNKELRVQGFGNIIAALVGALPLTAVIIRSSANANAGATHKLSAIVHGILFLVCALTIPSLLNQIPLASLAAILLIIGYKLTRLSTYARYWKKGIYQFIPFVATVLAVVFFDLLKGVGLGLVISLIFILHGNMKRSYYLSREELADADEIILELGEEVSFLNKAALKKTLKNIQPNSKITINAERAIYIASDILELLEDFTNVYAQENNIQVKLRGFKYDYENQEGIAHTNVRVEHRSRI